The following nucleotide sequence is from Nitrosopumilus adriaticus.
GTAATTCCTGACAAATCAAAATCGATTTTGGATGGTGCAATTGTTCCATGGAGTGGTAGGTTCTCATCATTTAGAAGACAAGCATTAAGAGCAGTTGGAATGAAATTTGGTTTTGACTTGATGACTCCTTTGGAAAAAATTAAACCAAAACATTTTGATATAATTTTGCATGGGACATCTGATTTGATTGATTTTAAATATCGCTCAAAATCTGGAGATTCATCATGGCAATACACTGATGCATTTGAGGGAGTTCTTGTGAATCTTCAGCGCGTTTTTATGGAAACTGACTCTGAATCAAAACGCGAATGGCTAAAACAATTCATGCGTGATACTCCATGTACTGCATGCAATGGAAAAAAATTAAAACCTGAATCTCTTGCAGTTAAAATCAACGAACAAGGAATAATGAATGTTTGCAATATGTCAATTGATCATTGCTATGATTTTTTTTCTACACTAAAATTAACTAAAAATGAACAATACATTGCTAAAGATGTTCTAAAAGAGATCAAAGAACGTTTGGAATTTTTAATGAATGTGGGTTTAAATTATTTATCTCTAAATCGATTGAGCTCCACATTATCTGGAGGTGAATCTCAAAGAATTCGTTTGGCTACTCAGATTGGCTCTAATCTGACTGGTGTGTTGTATGTTCTTGATGAGCCTACAATTGGATTGCATCAGCGTGATAATGCAAGATTGATTAAAACGCTAAATAAACTACGAAATCTTGGAAATTCTGTCATTGTAGTAGAGCATGACGAAGAAGTTATACGAAATTCAGACTGGATAGTTGATTTGGGTCCAGGTGCGGGTGTTCATGGAGGTAATGTGGTTTTTCAAGGGACTGTGAAAAAAATTCTTAATGGAAGTGATTCTGTTACAGGTGCATATCTGAAAGATAATTCTTTGATATCATTGCAAAATAAAATTCGTAACAAGTCTGGTTTATTAACAATTAAAAAAGCATCTGAGAATAATCTCAAAGAAATTGATGTTGAAATTCCATTGGGGCTTTTTGTTTCAGTTACTGGGGTTTCCGGCTCTGGAAAATCTACTTTGATCAATGATGTGCTGCTTAAAACCTTGGAGAGCCATTTTTACAAAACAAATGTTAGGCCTGGTAATCACAAAGAAATTACTGGTTTAGAAAATATTGATAAGGTGATTGCAATTGATCAATCTCCAATTGGAAGAACCCCCAGATCAAATCCTGCAACGTACATTGGAGCATTTACTCCCATTAGAGAACTATATGCAAACACTGCATTGTCAAAAGAGCGCGGTTATGCCCCAGGACAATTTTCATTTAATGTGGCCGACGGTAGGTGTTTTGCATGTGATGGAGATGGCGTTAAACAAATCGAGATGCAATTTTTGTCTGATGTCTATGTGAAATGTGATGAATGTAAAGGAAAAAGATACAACACTGAAACATTATCTGTGTTGTACAAGGGTAAAAATATTTCAGATATTTTAGACATGACTGTATATGAGGCATTAAATTTCTTTGAAAATATTCCCTCAATTAAACGAAAATTACAAACCGTCTATGATGTTGGGTTGGGATACATCAAGCTTGGCCAATCATCTACTACGCTGTCTGGGGGAGAAGCTCAAAGAGTCAAACTTGCATCAGAACTCTCAAAACGCGGTACTGGAAAAACACTCTATATTTTAGATGAGCCTACTACTGGATTACATTTTGCAGATGTTCAAAAATTACTTGATGTTCTTAATCGATTAGTTAACTTGGGAAATACTGTAGTTGTGATTGAGCATAATATGGATGTCATTAAAAATTCTGACTGGATAATTGATCTTGGTCCTGAAGGGGGAGATGAGGGTGGTAAAATTGTGGCAACTGGAACACCTACTACCATATCCAAGGCTCCTGGCAGTTATACGGGAAAGTTTTTGAGAAAATTATTGAAAAAATGACTTTTGATATTTCTACAATAAACATTCCAACCAACCCTGGAATCTATTTGATGAAAGATTCTGATAAAAAAATAATCTATATTGGCAAAGCAAAAAATTTGAAAAATAGAGTAAAGTCATATTTTACAAAAAACCAAAACTACAAGACCCAAAAACTTGTGGAAAATATTTCAGATGTTGAATTTGTTTTAACAGATAATGAAAGTGAAGCTTTTCTTTTAGAATCAAACATGATAAAGAAATATCGCCCTAGATTTAATATTGAATTAAAAGATCAACAAAGATACACATATCTTAGAATTTCTGATGAAAAATATCCTCGTTTACTTGTCGCTAGAAGAACTCGGGATGGCAAATTTTTAGGCAAAGGAAAAACTTTTGGGCCTTTTACTCAAGGCAGTTCAAAGTTACTTACGATTGGAACTTTGAGAAAAGCCTTTCAAATTAGAATTTGTAAAACTTTGCCAAAAAAAGTATGCCTTGAATATCATTTAGGAAATTGTGAAGGGCCATGTGAGTTCAAAGATGCCCAAGAAAGATACTCAAAGCATGTTTCTGCTTTGGAAGATGTTCTAAAGGGCAAAAACCAAACAAAAATCTTTACAAAAAAACTTGAAGAAGAGATGCATCAAGCAGCAAAACTTCAGCAATTCGAGCGGGCAAAAGACATTCGTGATACTCTAGTGAGGCTTGGAAGCCTTCAGACTAAACAAAAAATGGAATATGTTGATAAATCTGATGAGGAATACTTTGGAGTTGGTACTCAGGAGCAGTCTGTAACTGTGATGAATTTTAGAATGATTAATGGGGTGATTCGAGATAGTGATAAATTCTTTTTTGATCTGGTGGGTGATAATTCTTTTTCAAATTTTCTTTTCCAGTATTATTCAACTCACAAAATTCCAAAATTTATTCTAGTCAGTGAGATTCCTGAAAAAAAGGAATTGTTGGAATCTTTACTTTCTGAACAAGCTGGATTTACTGTGAGAATTTCTAGACCAACCAAAGGAAAGCGAAGAGAAATCATTACTTTGATTTTAAAAAATATCCAATTAATTCACTCAAAGGGGGGAGAACCTGGGTTGGCTGAATTAAAAGAAATTCTAAATTTACCTGAAATTCCAAAAATTATTGAATGCTTTGATATTTCAAATCACGGAGTAGACTTTGCCGTAGGTTCGATGTCTCAATTTGTAGATGGAAAACCACACAAATCGGGATATAGAAAGTTCAAAATCAAAACAGTGTCTGGAAGAGATGATTTTGCAATGATTGGCGAAATAATTAAACGAAGATATTATAGATTGCTAGAAGAAAAATCTCAATTGCCTGACTTGATAGTTATTGATGGTGGAAAAGGCCAGCTTAATGCTGCAATTAATTCTTTAGAATCTTTAGGATTGAAACTTCCGTGTATTTCATTGGCAAAAGAAAATGAAGAAGTCTATGTTCCAAAAAATAAAAATCCTATTGTAATTTCAAGGGAAATGTCATCATTGAAAATCCTACAGCATGCTAGAGATGAAACTCATAGATTTGGTGTTGCATATAATAGAACAATTAGGAAAAATAAAATAAAATAAGAAAAAGGATTTTTTGGTTAGTTTACTGTAACACTGCCAACCATCCAAGGATGAACCATGCAAAAGTAATCATAACTGCCTGAATCATTAAAGGTAAATGCATATTCTGCACTTGCCATGACTAGACTGCTATCAAATACACCAGATGGACCATCTGCTGGACTGCCACCAGTAACTGTATGTGCTGCAGAGTCTATGTTAACCCAATTCACAGTATCTCCAGCATTTATTGTAATGTCTGCTGGTAAGTAACATGCATTAGATTCTTCACATCCTGGAACTGAAGTGCCTACTGGAATATCAACAGAATGTGTTGTTGGTCCTGCTGGTTTTTCCATAGCTTTTTCTTTTGGTTTTTCTTCAACCATCTTCATTTTTTCTTCAACTTTTACAGTCTTTTCTACTGGTTTTTCCTGAGGTTTCTCCATCATCTTCTCTTCAACTTTTGGAGCTTCTTGCTTCACCTTATCTGCAATATCTGCAAATGGATCTGCTTGTGCTTTAGGCTCTACTGTTTTAGTTGCAACACTTGGAGTGGAGACTACAGGAGCGGCATCTTGTGCTGCACCCATTGAGAATGCAATACCTACGCCTACAGCTACTATTGCAATAGAAAATGCAATTGCTGCTTTGTCTATACCTGCCATAATTGATTCTAAGCCATGCCAATAATAAATAAATCTAATTACTATTCGGAATTTTTATGGCTTTGCCAAAGTCTGATCTGTTTCTGTCTTAACATCATGATCAAGTATCGTCTAATCAATTTATTCAAATAATCACAATAATTCTAAAATTTTCTTGTAAATCTCATATGATCACTCCAATTGTTCATTGGCTCTAGTCAATGATGTTGAACAATTACCTCTTTTATGAAAATGGGTTCTTATGATATGCATACGTTGCAATTGAGCTGTCACCAAGTAACATTGTGTTTTTGGTCTTAAGCTCCTTTGCTTTTTCTATATATTGTTAATAAACACCTGTTTTTTGTTTTATGTGACCTTATTTTTATTATCTTTCTTCTCAAAATTGATTTGAAGAAAGAATGAACAAATTGTTATTTTTACTCCCATTAATTGGAATTCCACTCCTTCTTATAATGACTAATCAAGAAGGAGAAAAGTATTCAGAACTTGAACTTACTGGTCAATCTGCAATTTTAAAAGTTGGGGAGGATTTTATTGAGCAGGCATCAAAAGAAAAATCCACAGAAGAACATACTCTAAATGAATTGAGAGAAATAACTGAAGAAGAAATCCGTATGGCGACAAAAATTCCTGATCTTAAAGAAGCTGAAAAGATATTTGAAAATGGAATGAAATTAAGTGATGATTATAATCAGATAAGTTTCAATTATTCTACAGAAAAAATTAGTGATGATGAATACTATTCTGAATTATTGAATTTTCAAATAAAATATCAGAAATACATGACTGCAATTGATTCTTACATTGGTGATAAAGATATATTGAATCTTAAACATTCGTTGATACTAGAATATGAAAAAATCACTCAAGATATCATTTCATTCAAAAATTCTGGAACAATAAATGAGGACTGGCAGTCACAATCAGAATATGACAAATACAAAGATTTTCTTCCATCTATGTTTCAACCATAAATATCATTTTCAAAAATAAAATTGATAAAAATAATAATCCGTCAATAACCAGACTAGTGTCCAACAAAAAAGAGTTTTTTGTTGTTTTTTTAGTTTTGACTCGTTACTATTTTTTATCTGTATATACAAACTATGAAATTTGTTAAATGATATTGCGTGTTTTTTTTGAACTAGCTGATTTCTAGATGGTTTAATGGCTTAACTAAATTATGGCATTAATTAAAAAAAGTGATTCTAATTACCTGTTACACCCATTTCTTGAATTTCTAATTGTAGCTATTTCTTTAATTGCAATTTTAGTGCCATTACGAATTTTTGCTAAGATAATTTTTATTGATGAGTGGATAGGAGCAATTGGAATTATTACAGCGGTATTTGGATTGATGCTTTATCTATCAAAAAAAGAAAAATTAGGAATTTTTGGCAAAATGTTCATTCGCCAAATCACTAAAAATCATAAAGGAAAGCGAAAATGGATAATTTATTCTCAAACAGGCTTGTTTTTATCAATTGGGATTATGACTATTTTTTGCATTCATGCTGGAAATACTGAATATCTTATTTTAAAAGAACAAGTAATTAGTGAATTTGAAAACCAAGGAATACTAATTGGCTCTGAATTAAACTTTGATGCGATAAATCAAATATCCTCTCAAGTTACTCCTGAAGAACAAGTTGGTGCAATTGCTGCATTACCTATGCTGACAATACAAAATTTTGAAATTTTCTCTGTGGTTTTGGCAGTTACTGACCAATTGATGGGAGGCTGGGTCTTGTATTTTTGGCAAATTATGGTAATAGAAACTATAGAGGTTACAATATTCCTGGCTATTACTAGAAAATTTATTTTTAAAAATAATTTAAATATTAAATAATTTTGACTTTAATTTTATGTATTATTATCTTGCTTTCTTTTTTAATGCATCTTTATAATCTTGATATGCGTTATCTTTAGTAATTTTTGCAGCATCAAAAATTATTTTTGTTGCGTCTATATCATCTTGAACCCCTGAACTTTTAGCTGATTTATAATTCTCTTTAGCAGTCTTCCAAACTGCAAATGCTGCTTTGTAAGCTACAAAAGCTTCCTTTTTTTCTTCAATTACTTCTTTCTTATTTCCTTCATTATCATAGTCTTCACTTTTTGTTTCAGCTGATTCTCTTGCTGCTTTATTTCTAGGATCTGTATTGTGATGACCTTCTACAACTGATATGGTTTGTGCTAAAAGTAATACTGTCATTAAAACAATGGTTGGTAATATTATTTTTTTACTCACATTAATTTTTATCTTTTAGAAAATATTATCTAGTGTTTGTTTGTTTTAATCAGTCAATTTACCTTAAGTTATTTTTCAAAATCCGCATGTTGTAGAAATTAAACAGACAGGTTGTTTTTAAATCGTTACAATTTAATTATTTATGTCTGTGATTAATTGCAATTGCTGTGATCTTGTATTTGATTCTGAATCAAAATATTATGCTCATTACATAGGTATTCATAAAAGCACTTCACCTTCTGTAAAGAAAATTTTGATTTTAGGAGGGGGATTTGGTGGGATTAATGTATTAAATAAAATTGAAAAAAAGTTCCAAAATGAATCCATTGAAATTACTATTGTGTCTGATGAAAATTTCTTTCTTTTTACCCCCATGTTGCCTCAAGTAGCCTCAGGATTGCTACATCCAAGTAATATCACAATACCTGTTAGGTATTTCTGCAAAAAGGCAAAATTCCTACATGCGTCAATTGATTCAATTGATTTGGAGCAACAATTAGTTACCATTCAAAGATCATTTGATAATAAAGTCAGAACTTTAGAATATGATTACCTGGTGTTGGCATTAGGTGGTCAAACAAATTTTTTCAATAATAAGAATCTTGAAAAACACTCTTTCACAATGAAAACTATAACTGATGCAATTGCAATTAAAAATCATTTAATTGTAATGTTGGAACATGCTGCACAAACAGGAAATTATGAATTACAAAGAACATTGTTGACATTTGTAGTTGTAGGTGCAGGATTTGCAGGAGTTGAAACAGTAAGTGAAATTAATCAGTTTATAAAAAAATCAATTTCTAAATCATACCCAACAATTAATCCAAAAAATGTTAACGTCATTTTAATTTCTGCAAAAGATCGAATTTTACCAGAGCTAAATGAAAAATTATCTGAAAAAGCTACAGAATTTATTGAAAAAGATAGGATAATGATAATAAAAAATACTAAAGCCGTTGATGCTGATGAGGAGAATGTTCAATTAAGCAATGGTGGTAAATTGTCTTGTGCCACGCTGATTTGGACTGGTGGAACAAAGATGGATAGAGTGATTTCTGATTTAAACTGTGAACATGGTCTTGGTGGAAGGATCATCGTTGATGGATCATTGAGGATGAAAAATAAAGAGAATGTCTTTGTATTAGGTGATTGTGCACTGATTAAAGATGATTCTTTGAATTCATACTATCCATCTACTGCACAACATGCAATAAGAGAAGGAAAAACTGTGGCTGAGAATTTATTACTCACATTTAAGAAACAAAACAAATTAAAAAAATTCACATTTCATAGTTTGGGAATCATGGCAATAATTGGCGAAAGAGTTGGAATAGCTACAATTGCTGGTAAAAATATCACTGGAATTCCTGCATGGCTTATTTGGAGGGCATATTATATATCAAAAATACCCACATTTGGCAAAAAATTAAAAATCTGCGTTGATTGGCTTACTGATAGTATTCTGGCAAGAGATGTTACTCTTGTTGGCTCTATAAAGAAAAAAGAAATTCACTCAATCCATATTAATGAAAATATGCCATCAATTAAGGAACAATTGATGTCAAACAACTAGGTTATCTAAAAATTACACACAAAGAATTCTCATTAGAAATTATATGATAAGAATAATTTTTTAAGCATGTTTTGAATATTTTCTCAAAAAATTTTCCCAAAAATTTGGTTCCATTATCCCCTGATTTATGAATAACTTTAAAATTATTTCTCCCTGTTTTTTGTATATATTCAAATGTACCAAAATTTGAATCCTGAAAAAACTTTTCACAAATTTTAGCAATCTCATCTACATTTTTTGAACTAGTCAATATTGTTTTTGTATTAATTATTTTAATTACAATATCGTTAATTGCTTTTTCTACTGTTTCATTAATAATGTTGTTAATTGAATGTTTTTCAAAATTTATTTCATCTTTGTAATTAACTGATTTATTAAAATTATCAAAAAGTTCATTCCTACTTATTTCATCAGGCACACTTTTGTTAAATTTGAAATCTAAATTCTTTTGCAATAAAATATTTCTCAAAGAAATCTAGTATTATCATATGTGTGTCTTTTTTATACAAACGTCATCTCTTATCTTGTACATTTTTGTATTAATCATCAATTATGTTTTAGAATAAAATCATTTCACTAGCAATACAGGAACTGGTGATTTTTGTGATACTTCAAGTGACACACTGCCTAACATTAATTTTCTATCAGAACCATTTCCTCTTGTACCCATAATCACAAGATCTGCCTTTGTAGAATAAATATAAGACATTACAGTTTGAGTGATTGAGGATGAAGCTGCCACAAAAGTTCTACATGTAACACCGGATTCTTCTGAAATCTCTTTTAATTTTTTGTGTTTTAATTTAATTTCGTTTAATTTCTCCCTTTCTATTATGGTCTGATGTGCATTATAATCCAAAAATGAAATTGATAAATGATCGCTATGGTAAACTGACAAAATAATTATTTCTGTTTTATGATTAAAGTTTAGATTTATTGCATGCCAAAATGCTCTGTCTGACATTTTTGAATTGTCAAATGGCACCAAAATTTTTTTAAAAAGTATCTTTGAAAATTTTTCAGATTGTGGTGAATAAACTTGCATGCTTTTTATCAGTAAGCAAATTTTAAAGCAAGTTGTATGATTAAATTAAACAGAATATTGTATCAAATTTTATTCTAATTTATCGTGAAGCTTTTTCATAATCTCCAGATATGTGCTAATTTGAGCATGTGTGGGCTCGAGTTCTTTTAGATTTTTTATATCTACATTGAGCTTGGCTAATTCATCGTATGTTGTTGTGTCTTCAATTACATTCAAAAGTTTTTGGAGTCCAAACGGTTTCTGAAGAAGTTCTACAATTTGCTTCAAAGTCTTAATTGATTCTTTTAATGTGTCCTCGACATATGCTGAGGCAAACAAAATTCTCTGATTTGGGCATTTAGCCAAAATTTCTGATGCCACTTGCATACCGTTTTTTCCTGATAGCTGATAATCTAAAATTACAATATCGTATGGGGTAGATTCTGAATTGGAATCAAAATTACTAAAATATGTTTTTAGCCCTGACTCACCATTCATTTCTAATGTCACAGTATGATTATTAGATTCCAGAAAAATCTTGTATTCTTCTAATAAATCAATTTCATCTTCAACAATTAGAATTTTCATATTCTTAATCCTCTATCTATTATTTATAATCTATGTTGAAATAATTGGCTTTGTATTATTTGAAACATCCTCTACTGCTTTCATAATTTGGTTAATTTTAAATGGCTTGAAAATTACTGCATCCACATTACACTCTTTTAATTTTTTATCTGTTTCTTGAGTTAAATCTGCTGTAACCATGATTATCTTTGCATCCTTGAATTTTTCCCTCAATTTCGTAATGAGATAAAATCCGTCATACTCTGGCATCCAAAGATCTGAAAAAATTATGTCTGGCTGTTTCTCCTCAAATAATTTAATCCCATCTAATCCATTGTATGCTTTGCCAAGTACATCTATGTTTTGCAATGAAAGAAATTCTGAAAACACTTCTACTGTATCAAAATCATCATCTACGATAACTGCACTAGTCATACTTTTTTTACAATTTTTCTATATCAAAAGGAATTGTTCTGAATTTTTGAACAAACAAATACGTCTGTTTAATATAAACAACCAGTAATTCAAGTTCGTTTTAATTTACACATAATGTTGTTAGAAATTACTAGTCATTCTCAGTTTAGAATTGGAATATGTATATCTATGATAATTTTGTTGTTGGGTGTTGTTTCAATTTATACTATAAAAACAATGGATGATATTAATCAGAATTATAATTTTATTTTAGATTACAATAAAAAAATATCCAATTTTGATGATATTAAAGTAAAATATGAACGACAGATGACGATATTTGAAAGTTTAAAATCTGAAGAAAACTTAATGGGTGTTGGTACATTTTGGATATATAATACTGAAATTAAAAATAAAATTTATGATTTTAATAGATTAATACTTGATAATCATCACATTGATGAAATTTTAGTTGATGAAAAATCATCTGAACTTGAAAATACTATTAATTTGTACTATAATTTACACTTAGAATATGAAAATAGCGCATCTAATGCATTATCGTATTTTTATGATGGAAATTTTGGTGGATTTTTACTAGAATATGAGAACTTGAAATATTTGCAATTTGAACTACTTGAGAAACTTGAAGACATAGAGCAAATGCTTGAGATAATCCCAATATATTCAAAATTATCTGTAGATGCTATTATTACAGATTTTCAGATTTTGCAATGGACTATGATTATTTTAGTAGGGGCCGTAACCTCTATGCTGGTATTTTTTCTTAATCAGACAAATAAAAATCTCAAAAATGAAATAAAGGAACAAACAAAAAACCTCCAAAAATTAAATGAAAAACTAAAAAAAGTAGATAAGAAAAGGGAGGAGTTCATTTCAATTGCATCCCATGAACTAAAAGGTCCAATTCAACCCATTTTTGGATTTGTAGAACTTGCAAAAACAGGCATAATTTCAAAACAAGAAGCCCTGGAAGGAATATCTAATATTGCTCTGAATTTAGAAAATATCGCCAATAATGTACTTGATCTCACAAAAATTGAAAACGATGAATTGGAATTACATTTAGAGAAAAATAATATCAATGATATTGTTTCTGAAGTTCTGGATTCTGAGCATTATAACCCTGATAGAAAAGTTCCAATTAAGACAAGATTAGATCTGGATGTTGTCATGAATCTTGATAAAACCAGAATTAAACAGGTCTTAAGAAATATCATAGATAACTGTATTAAATTCACAGAAACTGGGGATATAACCATCCAAACAAATCTTCTGAAAGATAAAAAAACTCTCAAACTATTCATAACTGATTCTGGCCCTGAAATTCCCGATGATGTTCTACCAAAAATTTTCAAAAAATTTGTAACTAAAGGCAATTACAAAGTTTCAGGTTTTGGACTAGGCTTGTATATATCTAAAAAAATTATTGATGCTCATAATGGAAAAATTTCTGCATATAATAAAAATGGACACCCTGTTTTTGAAATTGCATTACCTATTTTTGATTTTGATCTTAATTGGAAAAATTCAGTTGTAGATGACATTGAAAAAACTTTAAAAAATAATTAAATCTAAAAAATTCTTTTCTAAATTTATACTAATTCTAGAATTTTTGAGAGTTGGAATGGTTTTTGAAGAAATAAAATCTTGTCTTTTAATTTTGAAAAATTTCTTTCAGTTGATAATGCATATGCTGATGCAAGAATAATTTTTTGTTTTGGGTTCAAAGATAAAATATCTGATGCTACTTCTGCCCCATTTCTTTGTGGCATAGAATGGTCTAAAATCAATACATCATATTTACTTTCTTTTGAAACATCATTCATACTATCGATGTATTTCTTAATACAATCATCTCCATCTTTTGCAATTTCAACTTCATGATTCCCACTTTGAAGTATTTTTTCATATTGCATCGCAGTGAATCTATTGTCTTCTGCTACTAGAATTCGTTTTACCATATTTTTTCAGTTAAATTAAGGTTAATCACACATTGTCTGTTCAAATAAAACACGAAAAAATGATTTTTGCTTTGATACAGTTCGTTCAATTGTCACACATTATATAATATTATACAAATACTCATGATTATTTTCATGAGGTTTGATAACTCTGATGATTTTGATGGATTTGAATATGATTCTAAAAAAGAAGCGCAATTGTTAGAAAAATTTAATGATTATGCAAATCTAGAAAAAAAGATTTCAAAACGAGCATTTCTTGAAGTTTCTGATGAATCAAAACCTGGAAAGTTTGGAAAAAAATTCATTATCTCTGCAATGATACAGGGAGCAATTGTTACTGGATTGACAATAGCACTTTTTCTAAATCAACTTTTTGTGTTCAATGGAAATCCACAAAATATGTTTGAATTTGCATTTACTGATAATTTGGGAATTTTCTTTTTTGGATTTGTTCTTCAAATTGGATTGACTGCTGGGTTGGCCACTATTGGAATATTCTATAATCATATTGAAACAAATCTGCATAGCGGATTTAGTAAATTTAATACTCTGGTATCTTGGATTCATCTATTTGGAACAAATGTATTTGGAAGCATAATTACAATATCTTTAATTTTTGCAGGAATTGCCACTAGTCCATTATATCAAACTGAATTAAGCTATTTACTATCATCTATCCCATCTCTAGTTTACATTTCTGCAATTAGTCTTGCCATAGTTCTAGGTATTGGTATTCTTGGAACATTATTTTTATTTATGAAAAAAAATTCTGATGATTAGGATAATGCACAGATGGGTAGAATACTTACCCAAATATCAAATGGATTGATGTTGTCAATATCATTGATGGGGAAAAATGCATCATCATCACAATTGATTTCTTTTTTTGGCTGATTTCCAAGATCATCACTAAACATTAGGGCTAGTTCAGTTGTCCAAGAAGGGACTTGAGCGGTTTTTGGTTGTAATTCCTTCTTTTCATTATAATCGTCAAGAAGAATTTGTGCGATTCCATTCCCATCAAATTCTCCTGTAACTCCTAAATTCTTCAATAGTCCTGCAATCATATCTGTGTCAAAATCTTCACGCTGAGGAATATTTGTTATTCCTTGAATTACCTCTAAAATCAATTCATCATTTACAGAATCATTATCCGCAATCACTTCTTCAATAATTGGTGTAAGGCTTCTATGTTCATAATCATACATTACAGAAGAGACTGAATTAGATAATGGATTTGTAACATAAATGATATTTGAGGTTGGAGACGCAATCATAGATTGTGGTGAGTCCAATACAGAAATTGTTTGAATTTTTCTTGAGTTCTCATCTAGTATGTATAGTTCATTTGAATGCTCATTGGAAATTATAGTTATTCCGTTTTTTTGATTTGTTGTCATTTGCCATGCTCCAGACATAATGGGTATTTCATAAATTATTTGATTATTTTGAATATCAATTACTGTAATTTCATTAGAATCCCAACTGGACACATAAATGACATTACTCTTTTCATTAATTGATAAACCCCAAGGTTTTACTCCTGGATTTATTTCATAAATTAGACTATCTGTTTTTCCATCAATTACATTAATTGCTTCTGAAGTGCCACTTGCAACATACACTTTATTCGTATTTTGATTTATGGCAATTGACC
It contains:
- a CDS encoding response regulator, whose protein sequence is MTSAVIVDDDFDTVEVFSEFLSLQNIDVLGKAYNGLDGIKLFEEKQPDIIFSDLWMPEYDGFYLITKLREKFKDAKIIMVTADLTQETDKKLKECNVDAVIFKPFKINQIMKAVEDVSNNTKPIIST
- a CDS encoding response regulator, which produces MVKRILVAEDNRFTAMQYEKILQSGNHEVEIAKDGDDCIKKYIDSMNDVSKESKYDVLILDHSMPQRNGAEVASDILSLNPKQKIILASAYALSTERNFSKLKDKILFLQKPFQLSKILELV
- a CDS encoding sensor histidine kinase — encoded protein: MLLEITSHSQFRIGICISMIILLLGVVSIYTIKTMDDINQNYNFILDYNKKISNFDDIKVKYERQMTIFESLKSEENLMGVGTFWIYNTEIKNKIYDFNRLILDNHHIDEILVDEKSSELENTINLYYNLHLEYENSASNALSYFYDGNFGGFLLEYENLKYLQFELLEKLEDIEQMLEIIPIYSKLSVDAIITDFQILQWTMIILVGAVTSMLVFFLNQTNKNLKNEIKEQTKNLQKLNEKLKKVDKKREEFISIASHELKGPIQPIFGFVELAKTGIISKQEALEGISNIALNLENIANNVLDLTKIENDELELHLEKNNINDIVSEVLDSEHYNPDRKVPIKTRLDLDVVMNLDKTRIKQVLRNIIDNCIKFTETGDITIQTNLLKDKKTLKLFITDSGPEIPDDVLPKIFKKFVTKGNYKVSGFGLGLYISKKIIDAHNGKISAYNKNGHPVFEIALPIFDFDLNWKNSVVDDIEKTLKNN
- a CDS encoding universal stress protein, giving the protein MQVYSPQSEKFSKILFKKILVPFDNSKMSDRAFWHAINLNFNHKTEIIILSVYHSDHLSISFLDYNAHQTIIEREKLNEIKLKHKKLKEISEESGVTCRTFVAASSSITQTVMSYIYSTKADLVIMGTRGNGSDRKLMLGSVSLEVSQKSPVPVLLVK
- a CDS encoding response regulator; its protein translation is MKILIVEDEIDLLEEYKIFLESNNHTVTLEMNGESGLKTYFSNFDSNSESTPYDIVILDYQLSGKNGMQVASEILAKCPNQRILFASAYVEDTLKESIKTLKQIVELLQKPFGLQKLLNVIEDTTTYDELAKLNVDIKNLKELEPTHAQISTYLEIMKKLHDKLE
- a CDS encoding YncE family protein, with the protein product MNFKHSGAIAILVLVFGITTFSGNVYASQDSVLVGDFPRDIDFDPFLNNLYVPNYESGTISVIDATNMIIKDTISINENNSNPTRIAVDKNQHLIYVTDKISGTLSIIDGVEGKVINSKKIGESLWDIAINENNNKLYISDLIKNEIIVLDKDNFKVIKSISVNSSPWSIAINQNTNKVYVASGTSEAINVIDGKTDSLIYEINPGVKPWGLSINEKSNVIYVSSWDSNEITVIDIQNNQIIYEIPIMSGAWQMTTNQKNGITIISNEHSNELYILDENSRKIQTISVLDSPQSMIASPTSNIIYVTNPLSNSVSSVMYDYEHRSLTPIIEEVIADNDSVNDELILEVIQGITNIPQREDFDTDMIAGLLKNLGVTGEFDGNGIAQILLDDYNEKKELQPKTAQVPSWTTELALMFSDDLGNQPKKEINCDDDAFFPINDIDNINPFDIWVSILPICALS